Proteins encoded within one genomic window of Gallus gallus isolate bGalGal1 chromosome 1, bGalGal1.mat.broiler.GRCg7b, whole genome shotgun sequence:
- the PEX26 gene encoding peroxisome assembly protein 26 isoform X3 — translation MAAPEQEPGGQRPAGLGQGGESPPASPPAAAMGDGPPAWSPASAQAASLLEEAAELLVLQRDFAAALERCEAGCGSLGPAPGPDSILLYSKVREPQVMLEVGSSWLKDQTNKSLPEYGSLLELYLLHVLLPLGRFEGAEELVYSCDVLDSEQKLAFVETICEKRCQWTQQEEMHSAHDEQEDKATETVLGALSQKLLTMLTLLRRTLRSMSSHFYVLPYKKMLLATFLLYLVVVRLDPASPTSLPFICKLVQLFRQAWAAVLSPIHRPPIQD, via the exons ATGGCGGCGCCGGAGCAGGAGCCGGGCGGGCAGCGGCCGGCGGGGCTCGGGCAGGGCGGGGAGAGCCCTCCCGCCAGCCCTCCGGCGGCCGCCATGGGCGACGGGCCGCCGGCCTGGTCCCCGGCTTCGGCCCAGGCGGCCTCGCTGCTGGAGGAGGCGGCGGAGCTCCTGGTGTTGCAGCGGGACTTCGCCGCCGCCCTGGAGCGCTGCGAGGCGGGCTGCGGCAGCCTGggccccgcgcccggccccgaCAG TATCCTGTTATACAGCAAAGTGAGAGAGCCCCAGGTGATGCTGGAGGTTGGCAGTAGCTGGCTGAAGGACCAAACCAATAAGAGCCTCCCTGAGTATGGTTCATTGCTGGAGCTCTATCTGCTGCATGTGCTGCTTCCACTTGGCCGATTTGAGGGGGCAGAAGAGCTTGTGTACAGCTGTGATGTTCTTGACAGTGAGCAGAAGCTGGCATTTGTTGAGACCATTTGTGAAAAGCGATGTCAGTGGACTCAACAGGAAGAAATGCACTCAGCTCATGATGAGCAGGAAGACAAAGCAACAGAGACTGTTTTGG GTGCTCTGTCCCAAAAGCTCTTGACCATGCTGACGTTGCTACGAAGAACACTGAGGTCCATGTCGAGCCACTTCTATGTACTTCCTTATAAAAAGATGCTCTTGGCTACTTTTCTGTTGTACCTGGTAGTGGTGAGATTAGACCCAG cttctcctACGTCCCTGCCGTTCATTTGCAAACTGGTGCAGCTCTTCCGACAGGCTTGGGCAGCTGTGTTGTCTCCAATCCACAGGCCTCCAATTCAAGACTAA
- the PEX26 gene encoding peroxisome assembly protein 26 isoform X1: protein MAAPEQEPGGQRPAGLGQGGESPPASPPAAAMGDGPPAWSPASAQAASLLEEAAELLVLQRDFAAALERCEAGCGSLGPAPGPDSSCMEVKCSLCVVGIQALAEMNRWREVLSWVLQYYHRPEHLPPKILELCILLYSKVREPQVMLEVGSSWLKDQTNKSLPEYGSLLELYLLHVLLPLGRFEGAEELVYSCDVLDSEQKLAFVETICEKRCQWTQQEEMHSAHDEQEDKATETVLGALSQKLLTMLTLLRRTLRSMSSHFYVLPYKKMLLATFLLYLVVVRLDPASPTSLPFICKLVQLFRQAWAAVLSPIHRPPIQD, encoded by the exons ATGGCGGCGCCGGAGCAGGAGCCGGGCGGGCAGCGGCCGGCGGGGCTCGGGCAGGGCGGGGAGAGCCCTCCCGCCAGCCCTCCGGCGGCCGCCATGGGCGACGGGCCGCCGGCCTGGTCCCCGGCTTCGGCCCAGGCGGCCTCGCTGCTGGAGGAGGCGGCGGAGCTCCTGGTGTTGCAGCGGGACTTCGCCGCCGCCCTGGAGCGCTGCGAGGCGGGCTGCGGCAGCCTGggccccgcgcccggccccgaCAG CAGTTGCATGGAAGTGAAGTGCTCCCTTTGTGTGGTGGGCATTCAGGCGCTGGCTGAGATGAACCGGTGGAGAGAAGTTCTGTCCTGGGTCCTGCAGTACTACCATCGCCCTGAGCATCTGCCTCCAAAAATCCTGGAGCTGTG TATCCTGTTATACAGCAAAGTGAGAGAGCCCCAGGTGATGCTGGAGGTTGGCAGTAGCTGGCTGAAGGACCAAACCAATAAGAGCCTCCCTGAGTATGGTTCATTGCTGGAGCTCTATCTGCTGCATGTGCTGCTTCCACTTGGCCGATTTGAGGGGGCAGAAGAGCTTGTGTACAGCTGTGATGTTCTTGACAGTGAGCAGAAGCTGGCATTTGTTGAGACCATTTGTGAAAAGCGATGTCAGTGGACTCAACAGGAAGAAATGCACTCAGCTCATGATGAGCAGGAAGACAAAGCAACAGAGACTGTTTTGG GTGCTCTGTCCCAAAAGCTCTTGACCATGCTGACGTTGCTACGAAGAACACTGAGGTCCATGTCGAGCCACTTCTATGTACTTCCTTATAAAAAGATGCTCTTGGCTACTTTTCTGTTGTACCTGGTAGTGGTGAGATTAGACCCAG cttctcctACGTCCCTGCCGTTCATTTGCAAACTGGTGCAGCTCTTCCGACAGGCTTGGGCAGCTGTGTTGTCTCCAATCCACAGGCCTCCAATTCAAGACTAA
- the PEX26 gene encoding peroxisome assembly protein 26 isoform X2, with product MAAPEQEPGGQRPAGLGQGGESPPASPPAAAMGDGPPAWSPASAQAASLLEEAAELLVLQRDFAAALERCEAGCGSLGPAPGPDSCMEVKCSLCVVGIQALAEMNRWREVLSWVLQYYHRPEHLPPKILELCILLYSKVREPQVMLEVGSSWLKDQTNKSLPEYGSLLELYLLHVLLPLGRFEGAEELVYSCDVLDSEQKLAFVETICEKRCQWTQQEEMHSAHDEQEDKATETVLGALSQKLLTMLTLLRRTLRSMSSHFYVLPYKKMLLATFLLYLVVVRLDPASPTSLPFICKLVQLFRQAWAAVLSPIHRPPIQD from the exons ATGGCGGCGCCGGAGCAGGAGCCGGGCGGGCAGCGGCCGGCGGGGCTCGGGCAGGGCGGGGAGAGCCCTCCCGCCAGCCCTCCGGCGGCCGCCATGGGCGACGGGCCGCCGGCCTGGTCCCCGGCTTCGGCCCAGGCGGCCTCGCTGCTGGAGGAGGCGGCGGAGCTCCTGGTGTTGCAGCGGGACTTCGCCGCCGCCCTGGAGCGCTGCGAGGCGGGCTGCGGCAGCCTGggccccgcgcccggccccgaCAG TTGCATGGAAGTGAAGTGCTCCCTTTGTGTGGTGGGCATTCAGGCGCTGGCTGAGATGAACCGGTGGAGAGAAGTTCTGTCCTGGGTCCTGCAGTACTACCATCGCCCTGAGCATCTGCCTCCAAAAATCCTGGAGCTGTG TATCCTGTTATACAGCAAAGTGAGAGAGCCCCAGGTGATGCTGGAGGTTGGCAGTAGCTGGCTGAAGGACCAAACCAATAAGAGCCTCCCTGAGTATGGTTCATTGCTGGAGCTCTATCTGCTGCATGTGCTGCTTCCACTTGGCCGATTTGAGGGGGCAGAAGAGCTTGTGTACAGCTGTGATGTTCTTGACAGTGAGCAGAAGCTGGCATTTGTTGAGACCATTTGTGAAAAGCGATGTCAGTGGACTCAACAGGAAGAAATGCACTCAGCTCATGATGAGCAGGAAGACAAAGCAACAGAGACTGTTTTGG GTGCTCTGTCCCAAAAGCTCTTGACCATGCTGACGTTGCTACGAAGAACACTGAGGTCCATGTCGAGCCACTTCTATGTACTTCCTTATAAAAAGATGCTCTTGGCTACTTTTCTGTTGTACCTGGTAGTGGTGAGATTAGACCCAG cttctcctACGTCCCTGCCGTTCATTTGCAAACTGGTGCAGCTCTTCCGACAGGCTTGGGCAGCTGTGTTGTCTCCAATCCACAGGCCTCCAATTCAAGACTAA
- the TUBA8B gene encoding tubulin alpha-2 chain, which translates to MRECISVHIGQAGVQIGNACWELFCLEHSIQPDGTFSDPPSSDDSFATFFRETSMSKYVPRAIMVDLEPTVVDEVRTGTYRQLFHPEQLITGKEDAANNYARGHYTVGKDKVDMVSDRIRKLADSCSGLQGFLIFHSFGGGTGSGFTSLLMERLSVEYGKKSKLEFAIYPAPQASSAVVEPYNSVLTTHTTLEHSDCVFMVDNEAIYDICHRNLDIERPTYTNLNRLISQIVSSITASLRFDGALNVDLTEFQTNLVPFPRIHFPLVTYAPIISSDRAYHEQLSVAEITSSCFEPNNQMVKCDPQQGKYMACCMLYRGDVVPKDVNVAIAAIKTNRSLQFVDWCPTGFKVGINYQPPIPTPGGDLAQVQRAVCMLSNTTAIAEAWARLDHKFDLMYAKRAFVHWYVSEGMEEGEFAEAREDLAALEKDYDEVATDLFEDENEAGDS; encoded by the exons ATG CGTGAGTGCATCTCTGTCCACATTGGCCAAGCTGGAGTTCAAATAGGCAATGCATGCTGGGAACTCTTTTGCCTGGAACACAGCATTCAGCCAGATGGTACCTTCAGCGACCCACCCAGCAGCGATGACTCTTTTGCCACATTTTTCAGAGAGACAAGCATGAGTAAATATGTGCCCCGAGCTATTATGGTGGACTTGGAACCAACTGTAGTAG aTGAAGTACGAACTGGCACCTACCGGCAGCTTTTCCACCCAGAACAGCTGATCACTGGAAAAGAAGATGCTGCAAATAATTACGCACGTGGCCACTACACCGTTGGCAAAGACAAAGTTGACATGGTCTCAGATCGCATCCGCAAACTG GCTGATTCCTGTTCCGGACTGCAGGGATTCCTCATCTTCCACAGCTTTGGAGGGGGCACCGGCTCTGGATTTACCTCTTTGCTGATGGAGCGCCTCTCTGTGGAATACGGAAAGAAGTCTAAACTAGAGTTTGCCATCTACCCAGCTCCTCAGGCCTCCAGTGCCGTTGTGGAACCCTACAATTCTGTACTCACCACACACACCACCCTGGAACACTCAGACTGCGTCTTCATGGTGGACAATGAGGCTATATATGACATTTGCCACCGAAACCTAGACATTGAACGCCCAACGTACACTAACCTCAATCGCCTGATCAGCCAGATTGTCTCCTCCATCACCGCATCGCTGCGCTTTGATGGTGCCCTCAATGTGGATCTGACAGAATTCCAGACAAACCTGGTGCCCTTCCCACGCATCCACTTCCCCTTGGTGACCTATGCCCCTATCATCTCTTCTGATAGAGCATATCACGAGCAGCTCTCAGTGGCTGAAATCACCAGCTCCTGCTTTGAGCCCAACAACCAGATGGTGAAGTGTGACCCGCAACAAGGGAAGTACATGGCTTGCTGCATGCTCTATCGTGGTGATGTAGTTCCCAAAGATGTCAACGTAGCAATTGCTGCCATCAAGACCAACAGGTCCCTTCAATTTGTTGACTGGTGTCCAACAGGCTTCAAG GTTGGTATCAACTATCAGCCACCCATACCTACACCAGGGGGAGACTTAGCCCAGGTTCAGCGAGCAGTCTGCATGCTCAGCAACACCACAGCCATTGCAGAGGCCTGGGCAAGGCTCGACCACAAGTTTGATCTTATGTACGCCAAGAGAGCCTTTGTGCACTGGTACGTAAGTGAAGGCATGGAGGAAGGAGAATTTGCAGAGGCCCGAGAAGACCTGGCTGCCCTGGAGAAGGACTATGATGAAGTGGCAACTGACTtatttgaagatgaaaatgaggCAGGGGATTCTTAA